The Hyalangium gracile genome window below encodes:
- the glyS gene encoding glycine--tRNA ligase subunit beta yields MARDLLLEVGAEEIPASFIIPALEDLQRVLTERMAAARLKHGEVRLFGTPRRLAVLVRDVADSGEDITTEKLGPSAKAAFDKEGKPTVAATKFAESLKLPVSELGRTQTPKGEYLSAKVQEKGRPAPEILAEAAHAAVHGINFRKSMRWGDVDMAFARPVQWMVVLLGSDVLPVVFGDVKSGRTTHGHRFLAPGAIELTRPADYEAALEKAHVVADISKRKALLVEKIRAAARATGGQLLEDESLVDQVTNLVELPNPVVGTFEERHLDLPPEVLVQEMKSHQRYFSLTDAKGKLLPKFIAVSNTPVRDEKLSLRGYERVLRSRLSDGRFFFDEDRRTPLIERVPKLARVVWQGQLGSYAEKVDRFRALAVFLAERTGKAEHRSTIEQAATLAKADLVTGMVGEFPELQGVMGREYARAAGEPEAVALAIFEHYLPRNANDSLPTQDPGALIGLADRLDTLCGIFAIGKAPTGAADPFGLRRACLAVINLVLGRGYRFSLSAAVDEALKLLEPKIRDLKRKAGEPAPREQVLEFFRGRLKALWSEGYRTDVVEAVLAVGFDDLVAARKRLEALSGLVGRADFTPLAVAFKRVVNIVEKQGKDVAKGQANPDKFRDDPERNLHAAFTQARGKVADYLKVDDFSGALKEITSLKPAVDTFFDKVTVMADDKELRENRVRFLVEIGALFNQVADFSKIQAEAAA; encoded by the coding sequence GTGGCGCGTGATCTGCTGCTCGAGGTGGGCGCCGAGGAGATCCCCGCGTCCTTCATCATCCCCGCGCTGGAGGATCTGCAGCGCGTGCTCACCGAGCGCATGGCCGCAGCCCGCCTCAAGCACGGCGAGGTGCGCCTCTTCGGTACGCCGCGGCGCCTGGCCGTCCTGGTGAGGGACGTGGCGGACTCCGGCGAGGACATCACCACCGAGAAGCTGGGCCCCAGCGCCAAGGCCGCCTTCGACAAGGAGGGCAAGCCCACGGTGGCCGCGACGAAGTTCGCCGAGTCGCTGAAGCTGCCGGTGAGCGAGCTGGGCCGCACCCAGACGCCCAAGGGCGAGTACCTGTCCGCCAAGGTGCAGGAGAAGGGCCGCCCGGCCCCCGAGATCCTCGCGGAGGCGGCGCACGCGGCGGTCCACGGCATCAACTTCCGCAAGTCCATGCGCTGGGGTGACGTGGACATGGCGTTCGCCCGCCCGGTGCAGTGGATGGTGGTGCTGCTGGGCTCGGACGTGCTGCCCGTGGTGTTCGGCGACGTGAAGAGCGGCCGCACCACGCACGGCCACCGCTTCCTGGCTCCGGGCGCCATCGAGCTGACCCGCCCGGCGGACTACGAGGCGGCGCTGGAGAAGGCGCACGTGGTGGCGGACATCTCCAAGCGCAAGGCCCTGCTGGTGGAGAAGATCCGCGCGGCGGCCAGGGCCACCGGCGGCCAGCTCCTGGAGGACGAGTCCCTGGTGGATCAGGTGACCAACCTGGTGGAGCTGCCCAACCCCGTGGTGGGCACCTTCGAGGAGCGGCACCTGGACCTGCCGCCCGAGGTGCTCGTGCAGGAGATGAAGAGCCACCAGCGCTACTTCTCCCTCACGGACGCCAAGGGCAAGCTGCTGCCGAAGTTCATCGCCGTGTCCAACACCCCGGTGCGCGACGAGAAGCTGTCCCTGCGCGGCTACGAGCGCGTGCTGCGCTCCCGCCTGTCGGACGGTCGCTTCTTCTTCGACGAGGACCGCCGCACGCCCCTCATCGAGCGCGTGCCGAAGCTGGCCCGCGTGGTGTGGCAGGGGCAGCTCGGCAGCTACGCCGAGAAGGTGGACCGGTTCCGGGCGCTCGCCGTGTTCCTGGCGGAGCGGACGGGCAAGGCCGAGCACCGCTCCACCATCGAGCAGGCGGCCACGCTGGCCAAGGCGGACCTCGTCACCGGCATGGTGGGCGAGTTCCCCGAGCTGCAGGGGGTGATGGGCCGCGAGTACGCCCGCGCCGCCGGCGAGCCCGAGGCCGTGGCCCTGGCCATCTTCGAGCACTACCTGCCGCGCAACGCGAACGACTCGCTGCCCACGCAGGATCCGGGCGCGCTCATCGGCCTGGCGGACCGCCTGGACACGCTGTGCGGCATCTTCGCCATCGGCAAGGCGCCCACCGGCGCGGCGGACCCGTTCGGCCTGCGCCGCGCGTGCCTGGCCGTCATCAACCTGGTGCTCGGGCGCGGCTACCGCTTCTCGCTGTCCGCGGCCGTGGACGAGGCGCTCAAGCTGCTGGAGCCGAAGATCCGCGACCTCAAGCGCAAGGCCGGCGAGCCCGCTCCGCGCGAGCAGGTGCTGGAGTTCTTCCGCGGCCGCCTCAAGGCGCTCTGGTCGGAGGGCTACCGGACGGACGTGGTGGAGGCGGTGCTCGCGGTGGGCTTCGACGACCTGGTGGCCGCGCGCAAGCGGCTGGAGGCGCTCAGCGGGCTGGTGGGCCGCGCGGACTTCACCCCGCTGGCCGTGGCCTTCAAGCGCGTGGTCAACATCGTCGAGAAGCAGGGCAAGGACGTGGCCAAGGGCCAGGCCAACCCCGACAAGTTCCGCGACGATCCCGAGCGCAACCTGCACGCCGCCTTCACCCAGGCGCGCGGCAAGGTGGCCGACTACCTCAAGGTGGATGACTTCTCCGGCGCCCTCAAGGAGATCACCAGCCTGAAGCCCGCGGTGGACACCTTCTTCGACAAGGTGACGGTGATGGCGGACGACAAGGAATTGCGCGAGAACCGCGTCCGCTTCCTCGTCGAGATCGGCGCCCTGTTCAACCAGGTGGCCGACTTCTCGAAGATCCAGGCCGAGGCCGCCGCCTGA
- a CDS encoding YncE family protein: protein MRPLILISALVWAGCAAETTPQPPPIDRFVYPSGIVHRQVDGSPNGALYVASANFDKCFDTGAVLALDLDDLGLPEIGAPVGQAGPVEVTDLQVTPEDTVQIESFAGQLALWNPPGGTPRLFVPTRAEENFLHAINIQGKTTLECVNGLGKNCVIGALSLTRNIPGSVEDLPRAPAPIGVTVNETGGQPELWVTHIEAADSPARTAQNFETYLVRVPNAGAEELSVTSEDFIPLGAGGLAVGGAHATAIGDRYVYATGRSFVAGQATQFASFLLRLIDRTDTSRILDTGLSDVYRTLEARDLVRVPLGGDRDRLYILARAPDTLLIVDVENASAARPRFLVVNAVPLPDGASAIQVLRRGPPGDELIAVTCTATTRTQGVLVLYDTKLGQIVRQVGDVGRQPYGLALDQRATGAARLYVTNFGDGRVAVIDIPNITRPQEARLVAYLGKRQGRDVKQGTSTCQQETEP from the coding sequence ATGCGCCCCCTCATTCTCATCTCCGCACTGGTCTGGGCGGGGTGTGCCGCGGAAACCACGCCGCAGCCCCCGCCCATCGACCGTTTCGTCTACCCCAGCGGCATCGTCCACCGGCAGGTGGATGGCTCCCCGAACGGCGCGCTGTACGTGGCGAGCGCCAACTTCGACAAGTGCTTCGACACGGGCGCGGTGCTGGCGCTCGACCTGGATGACCTGGGGCTGCCCGAGATCGGCGCTCCCGTGGGCCAGGCCGGGCCGGTGGAGGTCACCGACCTCCAGGTGACGCCCGAGGACACCGTGCAGATCGAGAGCTTCGCGGGGCAGCTGGCCCTGTGGAACCCGCCCGGTGGCACGCCGCGTCTCTTCGTGCCCACACGCGCCGAGGAGAACTTCCTGCACGCCATCAACATCCAGGGCAAGACGACCCTGGAGTGCGTCAACGGCCTGGGGAAGAACTGCGTCATCGGAGCGCTGTCGCTGACGCGGAACATCCCCGGCTCGGTGGAGGACCTGCCGCGCGCCCCGGCGCCCATCGGGGTGACCGTGAACGAGACGGGCGGCCAGCCCGAGCTGTGGGTGACGCACATCGAGGCCGCGGACTCGCCCGCTCGCACGGCGCAGAACTTCGAGACCTATCTGGTCCGCGTCCCCAACGCCGGCGCGGAGGAGCTGAGCGTCACGTCGGAGGACTTCATCCCGCTGGGCGCGGGAGGGCTCGCGGTGGGCGGCGCGCACGCGACGGCCATCGGGGACCGCTACGTGTACGCCACGGGCCGCTCCTTCGTGGCGGGCCAGGCCACGCAGTTCGCCTCCTTCTTGCTGCGCCTGATCGACCGCACCGACACCAGCCGCATCCTGGATACGGGCCTGAGCGACGTCTACCGGACGCTCGAGGCGCGCGACCTGGTGCGCGTCCCGCTCGGCGGGGACCGGGATCGCCTCTACATCCTGGCCCGGGCGCCGGACACGCTGCTCATCGTGGACGTCGAGAACGCCAGCGCGGCCCGCCCGCGGTTCCTGGTGGTGAACGCCGTGCCGCTGCCGGACGGGGCCAGCGCCATCCAGGTGCTTCGCCGCGGCCCCCCGGGCGACGAGCTCATCGCCGTCACCTGCACCGCCACCACCCGGACGCAGGGCGTGCTGGTGCTCTACGACACGAAGCTGGGCCAGATCGTCCGGCAGGTGGGCGACGTCGGCCGCCAGCCCTACGGCCTCGCCCTGGATCAGCGCGCCACGGGCGCCGCCCGCCTCTATGTGACGAACTTCGGCGACGGGCGGGTCGCCGTGATCGACATCCCCAACATCACACGGCCGCAGGAGGCGCGCCTGGTGGCCTACCTCGGTAAGCGCCAGGGACGCGACGTGAAGCAGGGGACCTCCACGTGCCAGCAGGAGACCGAGCCTTGA
- a CDS encoding A24 family peptidase gives MTPVQTVLWTVLGVALVISVVTDVLRQRILDVITYPLMGIALGVRLWSDGVGDLEKGLISGLVSGVGLAALLLPGALRGKMGWGDVKLMGGVGAVLGFPAVMAAGAFISLAGAFQAVVTIIWKGEVWDTLAAAGRRWAVRARLLRADTAPVTQRHIPYGVAIALGTFWAMWWQQSNSS, from the coding sequence ATGACCCCTGTTCAGACCGTGCTGTGGACAGTCCTGGGAGTGGCCCTGGTGATCTCGGTGGTGACGGATGTCCTTCGCCAGCGGATCCTCGATGTCATCACATACCCCTTGATGGGTATCGCGCTCGGGGTGCGCCTGTGGAGTGATGGGGTGGGGGATCTGGAGAAGGGGCTGATCAGCGGGCTGGTGTCGGGGGTGGGGCTGGCGGCGCTGCTGTTGCCCGGGGCGCTGCGGGGGAAGATGGGGTGGGGTGACGTGAAGTTGATGGGCGGGGTGGGGGCGGTGCTCGGCTTCCCCGCGGTGATGGCGGCTGGGGCCTTCATCTCCCTGGCGGGCGCCTTCCAGGCCGTGGTGACGATCATCTGGAAGGGTGAAGTCTGGGACACGCTCGCCGCCGCGGGGAGACGGTGGGCGGTACGGGCCCGACTGCTGCGCGCGGACACCGCGCCCGTGACGCAGCGGCACATTCCCTATGGGGTGGCCATCGCCCTGGGGACGTTCTGGGCCATGTGGTGGCAGCAATCCAACTCGAGTTAG
- a CDS encoding FHA domain-containing protein gives MIDQNSRPARKVGIADHLWETFEEMAQQMGSDRDALINQALFMFARLNGFIEVGKPARAEAPAPLNVVPAASPPAPVRPSSASPSVGKSGPPVLSAAPGPSRPAPVRDEPPSRQPPRPVDDRPSANALDNDPVRREVAERVLETAAELERLIKGKNEPPQPVDDDSVEDDSVPPDVPEDSGLQDMQDEEPPPDEDEHMEDEAPPEEEEGTSLFLITEGGDQQKIVNERFVIGRGKHCDFVINSGKVSREHAVILREGNEFFIEDLGSSNGTWFNKQRIKRRKVEDGDEYFICSEKIRLVLR, from the coding sequence ATGATTGACCAGAACTCCCGCCCCGCTCGCAAGGTTGGAATCGCCGACCACCTGTGGGAGACGTTTGAAGAGATGGCCCAGCAGATGGGCTCGGACCGCGACGCGCTCATCAACCAGGCGCTCTTCATGTTCGCGCGGCTCAACGGGTTCATCGAGGTGGGCAAGCCCGCCCGCGCCGAGGCCCCGGCGCCGCTCAACGTGGTGCCCGCCGCCTCGCCGCCGGCGCCCGTGCGCCCCTCGTCGGCCTCGCCCTCGGTGGGCAAGTCCGGCCCGCCGGTGCTCTCGGCCGCTCCTGGTCCCTCCCGCCCCGCGCCGGTCCGCGACGAGCCGCCCTCGCGGCAGCCGCCGCGCCCGGTGGATGATCGCCCCTCCGCCAACGCCCTGGACAATGATCCGGTGCGCCGCGAGGTGGCCGAGCGCGTGCTGGAGACGGCCGCCGAGCTCGAGCGCCTCATCAAGGGCAAGAACGAGCCGCCCCAGCCGGTGGACGACGACTCCGTCGAGGACGACTCGGTGCCGCCCGACGTGCCCGAGGACTCCGGCCTGCAGGACATGCAGGACGAGGAGCCGCCTCCGGACGAGGACGAGCACATGGAGGACGAGGCCCCGCCCGAGGAGGAGGAGGGCACCTCGCTCTTCCTCATCACCGAGGGTGGCGATCAGCAGAAGATCGTCAACGAGCGCTTCGTCATCGGCCGCGGCAAGCACTGCGACTTCGTGATCAACTCCGGCAAGGTCTCCCGTGAGCACGCGGTGATCCTCCGCGAGGGCAACGAGTTCTTCATCGAGGACCTGGGCTCGTCCAACGGCACCTGGTTCAACAAGCAGCGCATCAAGCGCCGCAAGGTGGAGGACGGGGACGAGTACTTCATCTGCAGCGAGAAGATCCGCCTCGTCCTGCGCTGA
- the glyQ gene encoding glycine--tRNA ligase subunit alpha, with product MYFQDLILTLQNHWARQGCIIAQPYDLEVGAGTMAPTTFLRALGPEPWNVAYVQPSRRPADGRFGENPNRLFQHHQFQVILKPAPKNVQELYLESIRAVGIDPREHDIRFVEDDWESPTLGAWGLGWEVWCDGMEVTQFTYFQQCGGFECRPVSAELTYGLERLCMYLQNVENVFDLEWVKGVKYREVFHPNEVEMSKYSLHESDPQMLFALFDSYEKECKRLIERQLPLPAYDYALKCSHSFNLLDARGAISVTERANFIKRVRDNARLCAEGYLQMRERLGFPMLKTAWTVGEQPPVLEGKPASDYWNHVKLNKPVEKAEKAEVARGA from the coding sequence ATGTACTTCCAGGACCTGATCCTCACGCTCCAGAACCACTGGGCCCGCCAAGGGTGCATCATCGCCCAGCCGTACGATCTCGAAGTAGGCGCCGGTACCATGGCCCCCACCACCTTTCTTCGCGCGCTCGGTCCCGAGCCCTGGAACGTGGCCTACGTCCAGCCGTCGCGTCGCCCGGCGGATGGTCGCTTCGGCGAGAACCCCAACCGCCTGTTCCAGCACCACCAGTTCCAGGTCATCCTCAAGCCCGCGCCCAAGAACGTGCAGGAGCTCTACCTGGAGTCCATCCGCGCCGTGGGCATCGATCCGCGCGAGCACGACATCCGCTTCGTCGAGGACGACTGGGAGTCTCCCACGCTGGGCGCCTGGGGCCTGGGCTGGGAGGTGTGGTGCGACGGGATGGAGGTGACGCAGTTCACCTACTTCCAGCAGTGCGGCGGCTTCGAGTGCCGCCCCGTCTCCGCGGAGCTCACCTACGGGCTCGAGCGGCTCTGCATGTACCTGCAGAACGTGGAGAACGTGTTCGATCTCGAGTGGGTCAAGGGCGTGAAGTACCGCGAGGTGTTCCACCCCAACGAGGTGGAGATGAGCAAGTACTCCCTCCACGAGTCGGATCCGCAGATGCTCTTCGCGCTCTTCGACTCGTACGAGAAGGAGTGCAAGCGCCTCATCGAGCGCCAGCTGCCGCTGCCCGCGTATGACTACGCGCTCAAGTGCTCGCACTCCTTCAACCTGCTGGACGCGCGCGGCGCCATCTCGGTGACCGAGCGCGCCAACTTCATCAAGCGCGTGCGCGACAACGCCCGCCTGTGCGCGGAAGGGTACCTCCAGATGCGCGAGCGCCTGGGCTTCCCGATGCTGAAGACGGCGTGGACGGTGGGCGAGCAGCCCCCGGTGCTCGAGGGCAAGCCCGCCAGCGACTACTGGAACCACGTGAAGCTCAACAAGCCGGTGGAGAAGGCGGAGAAGGCGGAGGTGGCCCGTGGCGCGTGA
- a CDS encoding serine/threonine-protein kinase yields the protein MPRQAASPGVDPYRGRRIGKYEIITRLSVGGMAELFLAFTSGPGGFRKFVALKQILPDVKTDEFVKMFLDEARITAAFSHPNIGQVFDLGLEEDELYLAMEFLPGQNLEQVMMAASYVRPLPIGFAARVARDVCLGLHYAHHFTAPSGRKVAVVHRDMAPRNVMITYDGVVKVIDFGIAKAKGRIARTHVGMVKGTSGYMSPEQVRGQELDGRSDLFTAGVLLHEMLCGQRLFDTTDEDAMMRQIANADIAPPRASNPDVPEALDAVVMKALAKEPAKRFATGREFAKAIETAMGPQVFDEESVAELMQALFAEKRLKTLALLDYASHDDERVSKVVEALRDEKTLDGTSSETDEISDVVPTAPMKAFPFAESPRPAAPRPATPAPRPPPPRKSVSGSEPSSGPPKARPFPAPARPLPDSSARKAVLFEEDAPTQIGPVPGMQAERPSTPEPEVRESRRNPRMGVFTLGPAEPPVPAAPKPREEEPEISELSEVSRVSRVSRALQGLNRPSRRGLWLVAAIVLVGLAVLFMPEALRSRIGSLFSSAGQWAAERSSEPKAVPGPPETAPTPTPTPPSPDAYEPPPPAEESAPAEPAEKAANAAPETVTPEKSEPSAAPSRTAPPGRRRRRSPR from the coding sequence ATGCCCAGACAGGCGGCTTCCCCCGGGGTTGATCCCTACCGCGGCCGGAGAATCGGAAAGTACGAGATCATCACCCGTCTGTCCGTCGGGGGCATGGCGGAGCTCTTCCTCGCGTTCACCTCGGGGCCGGGAGGCTTCCGCAAGTTCGTCGCGCTCAAGCAGATCCTCCCGGACGTCAAGACGGACGAGTTCGTGAAGATGTTCCTGGATGAGGCCCGCATCACCGCGGCCTTCTCCCATCCGAACATCGGTCAGGTGTTCGATCTCGGCCTGGAAGAGGACGAGCTGTACCTGGCCATGGAGTTCCTGCCCGGCCAGAACCTCGAGCAGGTCATGATGGCGGCCAGCTACGTGCGCCCGCTGCCCATCGGCTTCGCGGCTCGGGTGGCCCGCGACGTCTGCCTGGGCCTGCACTACGCCCACCACTTCACCGCGCCCTCCGGCCGCAAGGTCGCCGTCGTCCACCGCGACATGGCCCCGCGCAACGTCATGATCACCTACGACGGCGTGGTGAAGGTGATCGACTTCGGCATCGCCAAGGCCAAGGGCCGCATCGCCCGCACCCACGTGGGCATGGTGAAGGGCACCAGCGGCTACATGTCCCCCGAGCAGGTCCGAGGCCAGGAGCTCGACGGGCGCAGTGACTTGTTCACCGCCGGCGTGCTGCTGCACGAGATGCTGTGCGGCCAGCGGCTGTTCGACACCACCGACGAAGACGCGATGATGCGGCAGATCGCCAACGCGGACATCGCCCCGCCGCGCGCCAGCAACCCTGACGTGCCCGAGGCGCTCGATGCGGTGGTGATGAAGGCGCTCGCGAAGGAGCCGGCGAAGCGCTTCGCCACCGGGCGCGAGTTCGCCAAGGCCATCGAGACGGCGATGGGGCCCCAGGTCTTCGACGAGGAGTCCGTCGCCGAGCTCATGCAGGCGCTCTTCGCCGAAAAGCGCCTGAAGACGCTCGCGCTGCTGGACTACGCCAGCCACGACGACGAGCGCGTCAGCAAGGTCGTCGAGGCGCTCCGGGACGAGAAGACGCTCGACGGCACCAGCTCCGAGACCGACGAGATCAGCGACGTCGTCCCCACGGCGCCCATGAAGGCGTTTCCCTTCGCGGAGTCGCCTCGCCCCGCCGCCCCGCGCCCCGCGACGCCCGCCCCGCGTCCTCCGCCGCCTCGCAAGTCGGTCTCCGGAAGCGAGCCGTCCTCGGGCCCTCCCAAGGCCCGGCCGTTTCCAGCCCCGGCCCGGCCGCTCCCGGACTCCTCGGCCCGCAAGGCGGTCCTCTTCGAGGAGGACGCGCCCACCCAGATCGGCCCCGTCCCCGGGATGCAGGCCGAGCGCCCCTCCACCCCCGAGCCGGAGGTGCGCGAGAGCCGGCGCAATCCGAGGATGGGCGTGTTCACGCTCGGCCCCGCCGAGCCCCCGGTGCCCGCGGCCCCCAAACCTCGCGAGGAGGAGCCGGAGATCTCGGAGCTGTCGGAGGTCTCCCGCGTGTCGCGCGTCTCCCGCGCGCTGCAGGGCCTCAACCGCCCCTCGAGGCGTGGGCTCTGGCTCGTCGCCGCCATCGTGCTGGTGGGCCTCGCGGTGCTCTTCATGCCCGAGGCCTTGAGGAGCCGCATCGGCTCCTTGTTCTCGTCCGCGGGGCAGTGGGCCGCCGAGCGATCCTCGGAGCCCAAGGCGGTGCCCGGTCCCCCGGAGACCGCGCCCACGCCCACCCCCACGCCGCCGTCACCGGATGCCTATGAGCCGCCGCCTCCCGCGGAGGAGAGCGCACCGGCTGAGCCCGCGGAGAAGGCCGCGAATGCCGCCCCCGAGACGGTGACCCCCGAGAAGTCGGAGCCCTCCGCGGCGCCTTCCCGGACGGCCCCCCCCGGAAGGCGGCGGCGGCGAAGCCCAAGGTGA
- a CDS encoding serine/threonine-protein kinase, which produces MAIQGAPADDPDRGRRISKYQILTRLSVGGMAELFLAFTSGPGGFRKFVALKQILPDVKTDEFVKMFLDEARITAAFSHANIGQVFDLGEEDGELYLAMEFLAGQNLEQLMKAADKRDQPVPPGFAARVIRDVCLGLHYAHHFVDPTGRSVAVVHRDMSPRNVMVTYDGGVKVIDFGIAKAKGRLGRTAVGMVKGTGGYMSPEQVRGHELDGRSDLFSAGVLLHEMLCGQRLFNAPGDAAMMMQIAEGEIPPPRSINPAVPAALEAVVMKALTRDKAKRFATGREFAKAIEAAMGSELFDEERMAGLMEEYFAEKRQKTRALLEYASRDDARISEAAGALQDEPSDHVPTAQVKRTPKPRSVPTPAPIPRPSAAGARPRKPASNPSQSVVPSTPRGSRPRISARTETPEPPPQEVEADEGVDTISTQPSHKAMRPPPRPAPRAGGSLPGRPSRTSTPRETPVATQDEESGKSSWGSRLFLLAFFGAIGGLLYLEPVRAMLRPGYESAVAWVKTELELEPPPPPPDTQTWPPPQKPRPPNPLEQPPPQEAPTETVKAEPTPTEPTPTEPTPPEPAPPEPASEDTKAADSKGTAKQGSAIAKAGQTPPRTGTSKTKATQKPEETTPTAAANPAGTSSPHPQDLQAQLAQEPNTTLEVDPDGEAVVVDTKDPRKMKKAGIGLLTLYTVPRAAVFDGNTLLGTTPLMKVPLQAGTYRLRILDSDGNSRLFSAPVVVAKDNKYTITVSDLPMYTQ; this is translated from the coding sequence ATGGCGATTCAGGGAGCCCCCGCGGACGATCCCGACCGTGGGCGTCGCATCAGCAAGTATCAGATCCTCACACGGCTCTCCGTGGGGGGCATGGCGGAGTTGTTCCTGGCCTTCACCTCGGGGCCGGGCGGCTTCCGCAAGTTCGTCGCGCTCAAGCAGATCCTGCCGGACGTCAAGACCGACGAGTTCGTGAAGATGTTCCTCGACGAGGCCCGCATCACCGCGGCCTTCTCGCACGCGAACATCGGCCAGGTGTTCGATCTCGGGGAAGAGGACGGCGAGCTGTACCTCGCCATGGAGTTCCTCGCCGGCCAGAACCTCGAGCAGCTCATGAAGGCCGCGGACAAGCGCGATCAGCCGGTGCCCCCCGGCTTCGCGGCCCGCGTGATCCGTGATGTCTGCCTGGGCCTGCACTACGCCCACCACTTCGTCGACCCCACGGGTCGCTCCGTCGCGGTGGTGCACCGCGACATGTCCCCGCGCAACGTCATGGTCACCTATGACGGCGGGGTGAAGGTGATCGACTTCGGCATCGCCAAGGCCAAGGGTCGCCTGGGCCGCACGGCGGTGGGCATGGTGAAGGGGACGGGCGGGTACATGTCCCCCGAGCAGGTGCGCGGCCACGAGCTCGACGGGCGCAGCGACTTGTTCTCCGCCGGCGTGCTGCTGCACGAGATGCTGTGCGGTCAGCGGCTGTTCAACGCCCCCGGCGACGCCGCGATGATGATGCAGATCGCCGAGGGGGAGATTCCGCCCCCGCGCTCGATCAACCCGGCGGTGCCCGCGGCGCTCGAGGCCGTGGTGATGAAGGCGCTCACTCGGGACAAGGCGAAGCGCTTCGCCACCGGGCGCGAGTTCGCCAAGGCCATCGAGGCCGCGATGGGCTCCGAGCTCTTCGACGAGGAGCGGATGGCCGGGCTCATGGAGGAGTACTTCGCGGAGAAGCGCCAGAAGACGCGCGCGCTCCTGGAGTACGCCAGCCGCGATGACGCCCGCATCAGCGAGGCCGCCGGCGCCCTCCAGGACGAGCCCAGCGACCACGTGCCCACCGCGCAGGTGAAGCGGACCCCCAAGCCTCGCTCGGTGCCCACTCCGGCGCCGATTCCCCGCCCCAGCGCGGCCGGCGCTCGTCCGCGCAAGCCCGCGAGCAACCCCTCGCAGTCCGTCGTGCCTTCCACGCCCCGAGGCTCCCGGCCGCGGATCTCCGCCCGCACGGAGACGCCGGAGCCGCCTCCTCAGGAAGTCGAGGCGGACGAGGGCGTGGACACCATCTCGACGCAGCCTTCGCACAAGGCGATGCGTCCACCTCCTCGCCCGGCACCGCGCGCGGGAGGCTCCCTGCCGGGCCGGCCCTCTCGGACCAGTACGCCCCGTGAGACTCCGGTCGCCACCCAGGACGAGGAGAGCGGCAAGTCGAGCTGGGGCAGCCGGCTCTTCCTCCTGGCCTTCTTCGGCGCCATCGGCGGGCTGCTCTACCTCGAGCCCGTCCGCGCCATGCTCAGGCCCGGCTATGAGTCCGCCGTGGCGTGGGTGAAGACCGAGCTGGAGCTCGAGCCGCCTCCGCCCCCGCCGGACACGCAGACGTGGCCGCCTCCGCAGAAGCCGCGACCGCCGAACCCGCTGGAGCAGCCTCCTCCTCAGGAGGCTCCCACCGAGACGGTCAAGGCCGAGCCCACGCCCACCGAGCCCACGCCCACCGAGCCCACGCCGCCGGAGCCCGCTCCGCCGGAGCCCGCTTCGGAGGACACCAAGGCCGCGGACTCCAAGGGCACCGCGAAGCAGGGGAGCGCGATCGCCAAGGCCGGGCAGACCCCGCCCAGGACGGGCACCTCCAAGACGAAGGCGACGCAGAAGCCCGAGGAGACGACGCCCACGGCGGCCGCGAACCCGGCGGGCACCTCGTCGCCGCACCCCCAGGATCTCCAGGCCCAGCTGGCGCAGGAGCCCAACACCACGCTGGAGGTGGATCCCGACGGCGAGGCCGTGGTGGTGGACACCAAGGATCCCCGCAAGATGAAGAAGGCCGGGATCGGTCTGCTCACCCTCTACACCGTGCCTCGGGCGGCGGTGTTCGACGGCAACACGCTGCTGGGCACCACCCCGCTGATGAAGGTCCCTCTCCAGGCTGGCACGTACCGGCTGCGCATCCTGGATTCAGATGGCAACAGTCGGCTCTTCTCCGCTCCTGTCGTCGTCGCCAAGGACAACAAGTACACGATTACGGTTTCGGACCTCCCGATGTACACCCAGTGA